CCCATTGTTGGTAGAACTGCATCAACATTCTCTTTTTTGATGATGTCAGCAATAATATTTTCATCAATTGGTTCAATATATGTTCGGTCGGCAAATTCTGGATCAGTCATAATTGTTGCAGGATTTGAATTCACAAGAACCACACGATAGCCGAGACTTTTCAAAGTTTTAACTGCTTGAGTTCCTGAATAGTCAAATTCTGATGCTTGTCCAATAATAATTGGACCAGAACCAATTAATAAAATAGTTTTTATATCTTCTCGTTTTCCCATTTATTCTCTCTATTTTTTTCTAATATAGGAATTATAGAGAAAAGTCCGAATATGGTTTTAAACGAGAAATAAGAGTTTTTACTTTTTTAATTAAAAGGCAAATTTTAGAAATTTGTAATAGTTTTTTTCCGCAAAAGCGGAATATGATTTTAATTAATTTTAATTTACCAAGGACTATCAGATTTTTGGCTTTCACCACCCTCAATAGGAATTGAGTAAATTTTTGTTCCACCAAGTCTATTATTTAGCATTTGAAGAATTTTAAACTCCTCTCTCCGCTCCTCTAACTCTTTCATCTCTTTAAAATCTGATTGTGTCGCTTCACGAATTTGGCTACTATTTTCTTCACCCTCACTAGAATTGTTTTCAACAACACTCTCTTCTTTGCTTTCACGACTCTCATTTTGATCTGATTTTTCACTTTCTGATTCTTCATTCTCCCCTTTTTGGTGAGGATTTTCGCTCTCTTTTTCTCCGTTTTCAGTCTCATTTTCAGATTTTGTTTCATTATTTTTCTGTTCAGAATTTTGCTCATTTTCTGAGTTTTCATCTTTAGAATCTTGATTTTCCTGATTCTCTTCTGAATTCTCTTTTTTATCATTCTGATTTGGAGGCTGTTCCGCAGAATTTTCATTCTCATTCTGTTTTTCTAACTGCTTTTTAACCCACTCAAGATTTTCGCGAATATTTGCTTTTTCACCAAGCTCAAGAGCTTTTTGATATGAATTTAAAGCTTCATAAAGTTTCTCTAATTTAACATAAGAATTTCCAATATTATAAAGAGCATTCTGCTTTAATTCGCCAGAAACTTTTTGAAAATATTCAATCGCCTCTTTATATTTTTCCTCTTTAAAATATGAGTTTCCAATATTGAAATTTATATTTTCACCACTATCAATTTTCTCCCAATTTTTTCGTGCCTCCTCATAATTTCCACTCTTGAAGCTATTTTCTGCAGTATCCAAATAGAACCAATCAAAAATTCCCGCTCGGGTCTCCAGTGGAAAAAAAAGAATTAGAGAAAGAGGAAAGAGTTTTTTGAATTTCGGAATTGAAAAAAGAGTTGGAAAAAGCAAAATTAGTGCAAAAATGAGAGGAAAAACAAAATACTCTTTGTAGCTTCGCAGAGTATCCTCTTTTGTGGTTTCTGACTCAATTCCTGAAATTTCACTTAAAATAGCATTAATATCTTTGTCTGAATTGACTCCTGAAAGAAAAATTCCACCTGTCTCAAAAGCTAAATCTTTGACATTTGAGTTGAATTTTGACACAACAATATTTCCGCCACCATCTTTAAGATATTGCCCATTTTGTAACTGAATTGGAGAACCAGTTTCAGAACCAACACCAAGAATGGAAACTTTCATTCCACTCTCTCTAGCGATTTTGACCTCATCGGTATAATTCATAGAGTCTCCACCATCAGAAAAAATGAGAAGAACACGATCTTTGTTGTCTTTTAAAAACATATCAACTGAAAGAAGAAGATTTTTAAATGAAGTTCCTTGCTGAGTTATGTTTTCAGTTTTTAGATTTTTAACAAGATATGAGACACCATCTTTGTCAAAAGTGAGTGGTGAAACTGTGTATGAATTTTGTGCAAA
Above is a genomic segment from Thiovulum sp. ES containing:
- a CDS encoding tetratricopeptide repeat protein,von Willebrand factor type A-like protein (PFAM: von Willebrand factor type A domain; Aerotolerance regulator N-terminal; Tetratricopeptide repeat), with product MGNFEFLHPQFLLIFTIPLFVLIYILTTKKRIEQNFFTPEILEKLTSSNGGLSTKVRTYLSLFALLFMVVALARPVQFDKSVDVESKSVDVVIALDISKSMLAKDLYPNRLEFSKHKVIQLLEKLKKNRVGVVAFAQNSYTVSPLTFDKDGVSYLVKNLKTENITQQGTSFKNLLLSVDMFLKDNKDRVLLIFSDGGDSMNYTDEVKIARESGMKVSILGVGSETGSPIQLQNGQYLKDGGGNIVVSKFNSNVKDLAFETGGIFLSGVNSDKDINAILSEISGIESETTKEDTLRSYKEYFVFPLIFALILLFPTLFSIPKFKKLFPLSLILFFPLETRAGIFDWFYLDTAENSFKSGNYEEARKNWEKIDSGENINFNIGNSYFKEEKYKEAIEYFQKVSGELKQNALYNIGNSYVKLEKLYEALNSYQKALELGEKANIRENLEWVKKQLEKQNENENSAEQPPNQNDKKENSEENQENQDSKDENSENEQNSEQKNNETKSENETENGEKESENPHQKGENEESESEKSDQNESRESKEESVVENNSSEGEENSSQIREATQSDFKEMKELEERREEFKILQMLNNRLGGTKIYSIPIEGGESQKSDSPW